A stretch of DNA from Leucobacter luti:
GGCGGCCGCCCGGCTTTACGAGGAATACGTCCATGTGGTGGTGCGCGCCGACTCTGATGTCGCTGAGCTGGGTGATCTAGCGGGTCACAACATCTCACTCGGTGCTCCGAACTCGGGCGTCGCTGCGGCATCAGCGCGCATCTTGGATGAGGCCGACGTGGATGTCGCCACGATCACGAATCCCAAACTCGGTCTCGACGACTCGCTTGCTGCCCTCCGAGATGGAACGATCGAGGGGTTCTTCTGGGTGGGCGGGCTTCCGACGCCTGGCCTGCAGGCCTTCTCGCAAGAGGTGCCGATTCGGCTGGTGTCAATTGAGCATCAGTTCGTGGATCAGTTGAACGATCGTTACGGTGGGGTCTACCGCGTTGCTGAATTTCCGGCCGGGCTGTATGGGCGCGACGAGGTGAGCGTCACGATGACCGTGCCGAACTATCTCATTGTGTCCGCAGACGCCCCTGATGACGTGGTCGCCGATGCGCTCGCCGCAGTCTTTCGCACGCGGGCTGAGATTGCGGCATCGGTGCCAACGGCTGCCCTGCTCGATCGGCGTCTCGCGATCTTCACGGCTCCGCTTGAGCTGCATCCGGGGGCCGCGGCGTACTACCGGAACACGAAACGCTAGTGCGGCGTCTGCTGGCTCTTGGCGAAACCTCAAGAAACCCTCAAGTGAGGTGAAGTCGCGCACTGACGCGACATAGCGTGTGCTGCATCCACCGATTCAATGGAGAATGTAGATGAATGCATCGGCACTAGGCACGCCTGCCTCACCCACGGGTGACACCACCGCTATTCGTGTGCAGCACGATGAGACGGACCCGTTGGTCGTGATCTCGGAAGTGAACAAGCACTACGGCGATCTGCACGTCCTGAACAACATCAACACGACGGTGGGTCGGGGCGAAGTGGTTGTCGTCCTTGGCCCGTCCGGATCGGGCAAATCAACGCTCTGT
This window harbors:
- a CDS encoding TAXI family TRAP transporter solute-binding subunit, whose translation is MRRSRIVSRGIATAVLGIIAAVALSACSAGGGAQQRQQYVIASGVTGGIYAGYGSELAKVLSRELGAHIEAVSTEGSLENLRLVGSGEALFGFAQSDTAADAVAGTGPFAEPLPIVAAARLYEEYVHVVVRADSDVAELGDLAGHNISLGAPNSGVAAASARILDEADVDVATITNPKLGLDDSLAALRDGTIEGFFWVGGLPTPGLQAFSQEVPIRLVSIEHQFVDQLNDRYGGVYRVAEFPAGLYGRDEVSVTMTVPNYLIVSADAPDDVVADALAAVFRTRAEIAASVPTAALLDRRLAIFTAPLELHPGAAAYYRNTKR